The Candidatus Thiodiazotropha endoloripes genome has a window encoding:
- the gltB gene encoding glutamate synthase large subunit produces MSHGALPPKQGLYDPANEHDACGVGFVANIKGVKSHQTVLQGLEILERLTHRGAVGADPKAGDGAGILLQIPDAFFQAETGFDLPERGDYAIGMVFLPQNSDSRAVAEDTIEAMIAAEGQRLLGWREVPVDNKDLGYSVIPTEPVVKQVFVGRGDNCADQDTFERKLFVIRKQIENKIEQSEMEGSSDFYFTSFSSRTIVYKGMLLANQVGDYFTDLTDERMVSALALVHQRFSTNTFPTWDLAHPFRMIAHNGEINTLRGNVNWMRARKNSMASAVLGDDLDKIWPLIPEGQSDSACFDNALELLVAGGYSLSHAMMMLIPEAWGGNKLMDEQRRAFYEYHAAMMEPWDGPAAVAFTDGRQIGATLDRNGLRPARYLITEDDMVVMASEMGVLDIPEEKIVKKWRLQPGKMFLIDLEQGRIIDDAEIKAELAKAKPYQDWLDQTQIHLDALPSDVAPMAPSDEDLLDAQQAFGYSQEDIKFLLTPMVVTGQEATGSMGADNPPSVLSLRAKHLSTYFKQNFAQVTNPPIDPIREELVMSLVSLIGPRPNLLNLGDACDHMRLEVSQPVLTNEDLERVRHIEDNTGGVFRTKTLDIIYPVMNGAKGMKGAVKALCEQAEQKVREGYNILILSDRKVDADNIAIPALLATSAVHHHLIRKGLRTESGLVLETGGALEVHHFATLAGYGAEAVNPYLAFDTIQNQLATLPEPLSFHEAQNRYIKAIGKGLKKVMSKMGISTYQSYCGAQIFDAVGLSSQFVSDYFTGTTTTIEGAGMSEVAAEAVKWHDKAFGDQQIYKKHLDVGGDYAYRLRGEDHNWTPQTIAKLQHAVRSNDWDTYQSYADAINEQNEILLTLRGLFEFKAADQPLSLDEVEPASEIVKRFATGAMSFGSISYEAHSTLAVAMNRIGGKSNTGEGGEEPERFNPMPDGTRNPERSAIKQVASGRFGVTSEYLVNADDIQIKMAQGAKPGEGGQLPGHKVNQQIARVRHSTPGVGLISPPPHHDIYSIEDLAQLIHDLKNVNPNARISVKLVSEVGVGTVAAGVSKAHADHVTISGYDGGTGASPLTSIKHAGSPWEIGLAETHQTLVLNKLRGRIAVQADGGMRTGRDVVIAALLGADEIGFATAPLIAEGCLMMRKCHLNTCPVGIATQDPELRKRFTGTPDHVVNFFFFVAEEARRLMAELGFRTWNDMVGQSDRLDMRKAINHWKAKGLDYSRLLKKPEATDDVAIYNCEDQDHGLDRAIDHELIKQAQPALESAEPVKIEIGIHNYNRTFGTMLSGRVAEKYGHAGLTDDTIYIKAKGTAGQSFGAWVGKGITIELAGEGNDYVGKGLSGGRLVIYPPQESAIGKAEENIIVGNTVLYGAIGGECYFRGVGGERFGVRNSGATAVIEGVGDHGCEYMTGGVVVCLGPTGRNFAAGMSGGIAYVLDEVGDFGDRCNMAQVELEPIEEEDLALEALDHQGGDLESHGMVDLSHDMTRFDALRLKQLIERHHHYTNSDVAKNILDNWEAMLPKFVKVMPVEYRRALKEMQAKKRGSSAASHGSH; encoded by the coding sequence ATGAGCCATGGTGCTTTACCACCAAAACAGGGACTCTATGATCCCGCCAATGAACATGACGCCTGTGGTGTTGGTTTTGTTGCCAACATCAAAGGGGTTAAAAGCCATCAGACCGTCCTGCAGGGACTGGAGATACTGGAGCGGCTAACCCACCGTGGCGCTGTAGGCGCGGATCCCAAGGCTGGGGACGGTGCAGGTATTCTGTTACAGATTCCTGATGCTTTTTTCCAGGCTGAGACCGGCTTTGACCTACCGGAGCGTGGCGACTACGCCATCGGTATGGTGTTTCTGCCGCAAAACAGCGACAGCCGGGCGGTAGCCGAAGATACCATCGAGGCGATGATCGCCGCCGAGGGGCAGAGGCTGCTTGGCTGGCGCGAGGTGCCGGTCGATAACAAGGATCTTGGTTACAGTGTGATTCCCACTGAGCCAGTGGTGAAACAGGTATTTGTCGGACGTGGTGACAACTGCGCTGACCAGGATACCTTCGAACGCAAACTGTTTGTCATCCGCAAGCAGATTGAAAACAAGATCGAACAGTCGGAGATGGAAGGAAGCAGTGATTTCTACTTCACCTCTTTCTCCTCCCGCACCATCGTCTACAAAGGTATGCTGCTGGCGAACCAGGTCGGTGACTACTTTACCGACCTGACCGATGAGCGGATGGTCTCGGCGCTGGCCCTGGTGCATCAGCGTTTCTCCACCAATACCTTCCCGACCTGGGATCTTGCCCACCCGTTCCGCATGATTGCCCACAATGGTGAGATCAACACCCTGCGTGGCAACGTCAACTGGATGCGGGCGCGTAAGAACTCCATGGCTTCGGCGGTGCTGGGTGACGATCTGGACAAGATCTGGCCACTGATCCCGGAAGGGCAGTCGGACTCTGCCTGTTTCGATAACGCGCTGGAGCTGCTGGTGGCCGGCGGCTACAGCCTGTCTCACGCCATGATGATGCTGATCCCAGAAGCCTGGGGTGGCAACAAGCTGATGGATGAGCAGCGTCGCGCCTTCTATGAATACCATGCGGCAATGATGGAACCGTGGGATGGCCCGGCGGCTGTGGCGTTCACCGATGGTCGCCAGATCGGCGCCACCCTCGACCGTAACGGCCTGCGTCCCGCCCGCTATCTGATCACCGAGGACGATATGGTGGTGATGGCCTCAGAGATGGGCGTGCTGGATATCCCGGAAGAGAAGATCGTCAAGAAATGGCGTCTGCAGCCAGGCAAGATGTTCCTCATCGACCTGGAGCAGGGACGCATCATCGACGACGCCGAGATCAAAGCGGAACTGGCCAAGGCCAAGCCCTACCAGGATTGGCTGGATCAGACCCAGATCCACCTGGATGCTCTGCCATCGGATGTAGCGCCGATGGCGCCCAGTGACGAAGATCTGTTGGATGCCCAGCAGGCCTTCGGCTATAGCCAGGAGGATATCAAATTCCTGCTCACCCCGATGGTGGTGACCGGACAGGAAGCGACCGGCTCGATGGGTGCGGACAACCCGCCCTCGGTACTGTCGCTGAGAGCCAAGCATCTCTCCACCTACTTCAAACAGAATTTTGCCCAGGTGACCAATCCGCCGATCGATCCGATTCGTGAGGAGCTGGTCATGTCCCTGGTCAGCCTGATCGGCCCACGCCCCAATCTGCTGAATCTGGGTGACGCCTGCGATCATATGCGACTTGAGGTCAGTCAACCTGTACTGACCAACGAAGACCTGGAACGGGTTCGTCACATTGAGGACAACACCGGTGGCGTGTTCCGTACCAAGACACTGGATATCATCTACCCGGTGATGAACGGCGCCAAAGGTATGAAAGGTGCGGTGAAAGCGCTCTGTGAACAGGCGGAACAGAAAGTCAGAGAAGGCTACAACATTCTGATCCTCTCCGACCGGAAAGTGGATGCGGACAACATTGCGATTCCCGCCCTGCTGGCCACCTCGGCGGTACATCACCACCTGATCCGCAAAGGTCTGCGTACCGAATCGGGTCTGGTGCTGGAGACCGGTGGCGCCCTGGAAGTACACCACTTCGCCACCCTGGCGGGTTATGGTGCGGAAGCGGTCAATCCCTATCTGGCTTTCGATACCATTCAGAACCAGCTTGCCACACTGCCTGAGCCACTCTCCTTCCACGAGGCGCAGAACCGCTACATCAAAGCGATCGGCAAAGGCTTGAAGAAGGTGATGTCGAAAATGGGCATCTCCACCTACCAGTCCTACTGCGGTGCACAGATTTTCGACGCGGTCGGTCTCTCCAGCCAGTTTGTCAGTGATTACTTCACCGGTACCACGACCACCATCGAGGGTGCCGGCATGAGTGAAGTGGCGGCTGAAGCGGTGAAGTGGCACGACAAGGCATTTGGCGATCAGCAGATCTACAAGAAGCACCTCGACGTGGGTGGTGATTATGCCTACCGCCTGCGCGGCGAGGACCACAATTGGACCCCTCAGACCATCGCCAAGCTGCAGCACGCGGTGCGCAGCAACGATTGGGACACCTATCAGTCCTATGCGGATGCGATCAACGAGCAAAACGAGATTCTGCTGACCCTGCGTGGTCTGTTCGAATTCAAAGCGGCGGATCAGCCACTCTCTTTGGATGAGGTAGAGCCGGCGAGCGAGATCGTCAAGCGATTCGCCACCGGCGCCATGTCCTTCGGCTCCATCTCTTATGAAGCCCATTCAACCCTGGCTGTGGCGATGAACCGCATCGGCGGCAAGTCCAACACCGGTGAGGGTGGTGAAGAGCCGGAGCGCTTCAATCCAATGCCGGACGGCACAAGAAACCCGGAGCGTTCCGCCATCAAGCAGGTGGCATCCGGCCGTTTCGGTGTCACCAGTGAGTATCTGGTCAACGCCGACGATATCCAGATCAAGATGGCTCAGGGTGCGAAGCCCGGTGAGGGCGGTCAGCTGCCCGGTCACAAGGTCAATCAGCAGATTGCCCGGGTACGCCACTCCACGCCTGGGGTTGGTCTGATCTCACCGCCGCCCCATCACGACATCTACTCGATCGAGGATCTGGCTCAGCTGATCCATGATCTGAAGAACGTCAACCCGAATGCGCGGATCTCCGTCAAACTGGTCTCCGAAGTCGGAGTGGGCACCGTGGCTGCCGGGGTCTCCAAGGCCCATGCGGACCATGTCACCATCTCCGGTTACGACGGCGGCACCGGCGCCAGCCCGCTGACCTCCATCAAGCATGCCGGCTCACCCTGGGAGATCGGCCTGGCCGAGACCCACCAGACCCTGGTGCTGAACAAACTGCGTGGCCGCATTGCGGTCCAGGCCGACGGTGGTATGCGTACCGGCCGGGATGTGGTGATCGCCGCCCTGTTGGGTGCGGACGAGATCGGTTTCGCCACCGCCCCGCTGATTGCGGAAGGCTGCCTGATGATGCGCAAGTGTCATCTCAACACCTGCCCGGTGGGTATCGCCACCCAGGATCCGGAGCTGCGCAAGCGCTTCACCGGTACCCCGGATCACGTGGTCAACTTCTTCTTCTTCGTCGCCGAAGAGGCGCGTCGTCTGATGGCCGAGCTGGGTTTCAGGACCTGGAACGATATGGTTGGCCAGAGCGATCGCCTCGATATGCGCAAAGCGATCAACCACTGGAAGGCGAAAGGGCTCGACTACAGCAGGCTGCTGAAAAAACCTGAAGCGACCGACGATGTAGCGATCTACAACTGCGAAGACCAGGACCACGGGCTGGACAGGGCGATCGACCACGAGCTGATCAAACAGGCTCAACCGGCGCTGGAGTCCGCAGAACCGGTGAAGATCGAGATCGGTATTCACAACTACAACCGTACCTTCGGCACCATGCTCTCCGGGCGGGTGGCTGAAAAGTATGGCCATGCGGGTCTGACCGACGACACCATCTACATCAAGGCCAAGGGTACGGCAGGTCAATCCTTTGGCGCCTGGGTGGGCAAAGGCATCACCATCGAGCTGGCCGGTGAAGGTAACGACTATGTGGGTAAAGGTCTCTCAGGCGGTCGTCTGGTGATCTATCCACCACAAGAGTCGGCCATCGGTAAAGCGGAAGAGAACATCATCGTGGGCAACACCGTACTCTACGGTGCAATCGGTGGTGAGTGCTATTTCCGCGGTGTGGGTGGTGAGCGTTTCGGCGTGCGTAACTCCGGTGCCACAGCGGTCATTGAGGGCGTGGGTGACCACGGCTGTGAATACATGACCGGTGGCGTGGTGGTCTGTCTCGGACCGACCGGACGCAACTTCGCCGCAGGCATGTCCGGCGGTATCGCCTATGTGCTCGACGAAGTCGGCGATTTTGGCGATCGCTGCAACATGGCTCAGGTCGAACTGGAACCGATTGAGGAAGAGGATCTGGCGCTGGAAGCCCTGGATCATCAGGGTGGTGATCTTGAGAGCCACGGCATGGTCGATCTCAGCCACGACATGACCCGCTTCGACGCACTGCGCTTGAAGCAGCTGATTGAACGCCACCATCACTACACCAACTCGGATGTCGCGAAGAACATTCTGGATAACTGGGAGGCCATGTTACCGAAGTTCGTCAAGGTCATGCCGGTCGAGTATCGGCGTGCGCTGAAAGAGATGCAGGCAAAAAAGCGTGGTAGTTCAGCTGCCAGCCATGGGAGTCACTAA